In the genome of Candidatus Microbacterium phytovorans, one region contains:
- a CDS encoding polysaccharide biosynthesis tyrosine autokinase yields the protein MRSRWLTIVVFVLVAIIAAAAYVYLSPREYSASTRLVVSASTSSNGSDLAQGGTFAQQQARNYANIATSDLVLEPVVNALDLDMTVAALGRKVSATIPLQTSIISIEVTDSSPVRAATIANSVTTSLANAVGSLVPADADGRAPVKTEIVHRATVPSRPSSPNATIALGAGALLGLVAGVAYVIIARRVSSRVRTAAEVRRLAHAPVIGTVREDDPRVRGVITDSTSRSVRAEEFRQIRTNINFLQAGSAHKAFVVTSSVPGEGKSTVSSNLAASLASMGRSVCLVEADLRKPSLAGVLDLEGSVGFTTVLSGEATLDDALQPWGTSGLQVLLSGELPPNPSELLSSEAAMEIIAELHERFEVVIVDSPPILPVTDAAILGNLVGGVILVVGLGKVRERELAGTVEALAVAHTPLLGVVTNFAPAAATNVYGYGTLPEPRAAETVE from the coding sequence GTTCACGCTGGCTGACGATCGTCGTTTTCGTCCTCGTCGCGATCATCGCGGCGGCGGCGTACGTGTACCTCAGCCCCCGCGAGTACAGCGCGAGCACCCGCCTCGTCGTGAGCGCCTCCACCAGCAGCAACGGCTCCGACCTCGCCCAGGGCGGCACGTTCGCCCAGCAGCAGGCGCGCAACTACGCCAACATCGCGACGAGCGATCTGGTGCTGGAGCCCGTCGTCAACGCGCTCGACCTCGACATGACGGTCGCCGCGCTCGGCCGCAAGGTGTCGGCCACCATTCCGCTCCAGACGTCGATCATCTCGATCGAAGTCACCGACTCGAGCCCCGTGCGTGCCGCGACGATCGCGAACTCCGTCACGACAAGCCTCGCCAACGCCGTCGGCAGCCTCGTGCCCGCCGACGCCGACGGCCGGGCACCCGTCAAGACTGAGATCGTGCACCGCGCGACGGTGCCTTCTCGGCCGTCGTCGCCCAATGCGACCATCGCCCTCGGCGCGGGCGCCCTGCTCGGCCTCGTCGCCGGTGTCGCGTACGTCATCATCGCCCGCCGCGTGTCCTCGCGCGTCCGCACGGCCGCCGAGGTGCGTCGCCTCGCGCACGCGCCCGTGATCGGCACCGTGCGCGAAGACGACCCGCGCGTCCGCGGCGTCATCACCGACTCCACGAGCCGCTCGGTGCGCGCCGAGGAGTTCCGGCAGATCCGGACGAACATCAACTTCCTGCAGGCGGGCAGCGCGCACAAGGCGTTCGTCGTGACCTCGTCGGTGCCCGGCGAGGGCAAGAGCACCGTCTCCTCGAACCTCGCCGCCAGTCTCGCGTCGATGGGGCGCTCGGTGTGCCTCGTCGAGGCAGACCTCCGCAAGCCGTCACTCGCGGGCGTGCTCGACCTCGAGGGGAGCGTCGGCTTCACGACGGTGCTCTCGGGCGAGGCCACGCTCGACGACGCCCTCCAGCCGTGGGGGACGTCGGGACTGCAGGTGCTGCTCTCCGGCGAGCTGCCGCCGAACCCGAGCGAACTGCTGAGCTCCGAGGCGGCGATGGAGATCATCGCCGAACTGCACGAGCGTTTCGAGGTCGTGATCGTCGACTCGCCGCCGATCCTTCCCGTGACGGATGCCGCGATCCTCGGCAACCTCGTGGGCGGCGTCATCCTCGTGGTGGGCCTGGGTAAGGTGCGCGAACGCGAACTCGCCGGAACGGTAGAGGCGCTCGCGGTGGCGCACACGCCGCTCCTCGGCGTCGTGACGAACTTCGCACCCGCCGCGGCGACCAACGTCTACGGCTACGGCACGCTGCCCGAGCCGCGCGCCGCGGAGACCGTGGAGTAG
- a CDS encoding low molecular weight phosphatase family protein, with product MSAGGGILLVCTANRARSPMAQLMLARLLPAAPAGIRLRSAGTRAHEGEPVTRQALQVLEARGFDAASFRSRPLTADLVAWADLVLCAERAHRGDVVRLLPRAHRKTFTLAQAARLLSVAELPDRGADSVPALAEALAAARGILPQSADDDIDDPAGGTMADYERAADRIAAATRAVAGALRRS from the coding sequence GTGTCGGCCGGGGGCGGCATCCTTCTGGTGTGCACGGCCAACCGTGCCCGCTCACCCATGGCGCAGCTCATGCTCGCGCGGCTGCTTCCCGCCGCACCCGCCGGCATCCGGCTGCGCTCGGCCGGCACGCGCGCCCACGAGGGCGAGCCGGTGACCCGCCAGGCCCTTCAGGTGCTGGAGGCCCGCGGCTTCGATGCGGCGTCCTTCCGATCGAGGCCGCTCACCGCCGATCTCGTCGCGTGGGCCGATCTCGTGCTCTGCGCCGAGCGCGCCCACCGCGGCGACGTCGTGCGCCTGCTCCCGCGCGCGCACCGCAAGACGTTCACGCTGGCGCAGGCCGCGCGGCTCCTGTCGGTGGCCGAGCTGCCCGACCGCGGAGCCGATTCCGTGCCGGCGCTCGCCGAAGCGCTCGCAGCGGCCCGCGGCATCCTTCCGCAGAGCGCCGACGACGACATCGACGACCCGGCCGGCGGGACGATGGCCGACTACGAGCGCGCCGCCGACCGGATCGCCGCCGCGACGCGGGCCGTGGCCGGCGCGCTGCGGCGATCCTGA